A region of Dictyostelium discoideum AX4 chromosome 1 chromosome, whole genome shotgun sequence DNA encodes the following proteins:
- the repD gene encoding transcription factor IIH component produces MKFYIEDLLVYFPYSYIYPEQYSYMVALKRSLDNGGPCILEMPSGTGKTVSLLSLISSYQVKNPSIKLIYCSRTVPEIEQATEEARRVLQYRNSEMGEESPKTLCMSMSSRRNLCIQPRVSEERDGKVVDALCRELTSSWNRESPTSEKCKFFENFESNGKEILLEGVYSLEDLKEYGLKHQMCPYFLSRHMLNFANIVIFSYQYLLDPKIASLISSSFPSNSIVVFDEAHNIDNVCINALSINIDNKLLDTSSKNIAKINKQIEDIKKVDEKRLKDEYQRLVNGLARSGSTRADETTSDPVLPNDVIQEAVPGNIRKAEHFISLLRRVVDYLKSRLKSQMLLSESPLAFLQGLYHATQISSRTLRFCSSRLSSLLRTLRINDVNQFSGISLIADFATLVGTYNNGFLIIIEPYYQRQNNTYDQIFQFCCLDASIGMKPIFDKYRSVVITSGTLSPLDIYTKMLNFRPTVVERLTMSLNRNCICPCILTRGSDQISISTKFDVRSDTAVVRNYGALLVEVSAIVPDGIICFFTSYSYMEQIVSVWNEMGLLNNILTNKLIFVETSDPAESALALQNYKKACDSGRGAVLLSVARGKVSEGIDFDNQYGRCVILYGIPYINTESKVLRARLEFLRDRYQIRENEFLTFDAMRTASQCVGRVIRGKSDYGIMIFADKRYNRLDKRNKLPQWILQFCQPQHLNLSTDMAISLSKTFLREMGQPFSREEQLGKSLWSLEHVEKQSTSKPPQQQNSAINSTITTSTTTTTTTSTISETHLT; encoded by the coding sequence atgaaattttatattgAAGATCTTTTAGTATATTTTCCATATTCATATATTTATCCAGAACAGTATAGTTATATGGTAGCATTAAAGAGATCATTAGATAATGGTGGACCATGTATATTAGAGATGCCAAGTGGTACTGGTAAGACGGTATCATTGCTATCGTTAATTTCATCATATCAAGTTAAAAAtccatcaattaaattaatttattgttCAAGAACAGTGCCAGAGATTGAACAAGCTACAGAAGAGGCTAGAAGGGTATTACAATATAGGAATTCAGAAATGGGGGAAGAGTCACCTAAAACGTTATGTATGTCAATGTCGTCACGTCGTAACCTTTGTATTCAACCAAGGGTATCGGAAGAGAGGGATGGTAAAGTGGTCGATGCCCTCTGTAGAGAGTTGACATCCTCATGGAATAGGGAGTCACCCACGAGtgaaaaatgtaaatttttCGAGAATTTTGAATCTAACGGAAAGGAAATCCTACTAGAAGGGGTGTATTCATTGGAAGATCTAAAAGAGTATGGATTAAAACATCAAATGTGTCCATACTTTTTATCAAGACATATGTTGAATTTTGCAAATATTGTTATATTTAGTTATCAGTATCTTTTAGACCCAAAGATCGCCTCATTGATATCATCATCGTTTCCGAGTAACTCGATTGTGGTTTTCGATGAAGCTCATAATATTGACAATGTTTGTATCAATGCCCTATCAAtcaatattgataataaactGTTGGATACGAGTTCAAAGAATATAGcgaaaattaataaacaaattgaagatattaaaaaagttgatGAAAAGAGATTAAAAGATGAATATCAAAGATTAGTTAATGGTTTGGCAAGAAGTGGTTCAACAAGAGCTGATGAAACAACTTCTGACCCAGTTTTACCAAACGATGTAATTCAAGAGGCTGTGCCAGGCAATATTAGAAAAGCCGAGCATTTCATATCACTATTGAGAAGAGTTgtagattatttaaaaagtagATTAAAATCACAAATGCTACTAAGTGAATCACCATTGGCGTTCCTACAGGGACTCTACCATGCCACCCAAATCTCTTCGAGAACTTTACGATTCTGTTCATCAAGATTAAGTTCATTGCTTAGAACATTGAGAATCAATGATGTGAATCAATTCTCTGGTATATCATTAATCGCTGATTTTGCAACATTGGTTGGTACTTATAATAACGGATTTTTAATCATCATTGAGCCTTACTATCAACGTCAGAATAATACATATGATCAGATATTTCAATTTTGTTGTTTGGATGCTTCGATTGGTATGAAACCAATTTTCGATAAATATAGATCAGTTGTGATCACAAGTGGTACTTTGTCACCATTGGATATCTATACGAAAATGTTGAATTTCCGTCCAACCGTTGTTGAACGTTTAACAATGTCATTAAATAGAAATTGTATTTGTCCATGTATTTTAACAAGAGGTAGTGACcaaatttcaatatcaacCAAATTCGATGTTAGGAGTGATACAGCTGTCGTTAGAAATTATGGGGCATTATTAGTTGAAGTCAGTGCTATAGTACCCGATGGAatcatttgttttttcacTTCCTATAGCTATATGGAGCAAATCGTATCGGTTTGGAATGAAATGGGTCTGTTAAATAATATTCTAACCAATAAGTTAATATTTGTTGAAACTTCAGATCCTGCCGAATCAGCATTGGCATTGCAAAACTACAAGAAAGCATGCGACAGTGGTAGAGGTGCCGTACTACTTTCAGTGGCAAGAGGTAAGGTGTCTGAGGGTATCGATTTCGATAATCAGTATGGCAGATGCGTCATTCTCTATGGCATACCTTACATCAATACCGAGAGTAAGGTATTACGTGCACGTTTGGAATTCCTTAGAGATCGTTATCAAATTAGAGAGAATGAATTCCTAACTTTTGATGCAATGAGAACTGCTTCTCAATGTGTTGGTAGAGTCATTCGTGGTAAATCCGATTATGGTATCATGATCTTTGCTGATAAACGTTACAATCGTTTAGATAAACGTAATAAATTACCACAATGGATCTTACAATTTTGTCAACCTCAACATTTAAATCTTTCAACTGATATGGCAATTTCACTttcaaaaacttttttaagaGAAATGGGTCAACCATTTTCAAGAGAAGAACAATTAGGTAAATCATTATGGAGTTTAGAACATGTTGAAAAACAATCAACAAGtaaaccaccacaacaacaaaattcaGCTATAAATTCAACTATTACAActtctactactactacaaccaCGACTTCTACAATTTCTGAAACACAtttaacataa